In Thermoplasmata archaeon, the following proteins share a genomic window:
- a CDS encoding alpha/beta hydrolase yields MLAHDAYGRDGSPRLVLLHGWPLSRTIWSEVAPRVAAAGFRVVCPDLPGFGESPPLPEARWTVEAFADAVAPFLRDRGSDRVAVAGHSFGGYVALALAELDIPRIAGLGLVSSRATADSEAARAGRRATIEKVRAEGSRALLPDLAAKLVAPDAPEALRTRAARVVESAPAEGIIAGLAAMAARPNRTAVLEALPRPLLVLHGEADQLIPIADAARPARQAGPMDRVLLPGVGHMPMWEAPDRTAAAFLGWLRSAHGS; encoded by the coding sequence ATGCTCGCCCATGACGCGTACGGCCGGGACGGATCGCCGCGGCTGGTCCTCCTCCACGGTTGGCCCCTGAGCCGGACGATCTGGTCCGAGGTGGCCCCGCGGGTCGCGGCCGCCGGCTTCCGGGTCGTCTGCCCGGACCTCCCGGGCTTCGGGGAAAGCCCGCCCCTCCCTGAGGCGCGGTGGACCGTGGAGGCGTTCGCGGACGCCGTCGCCCCGTTCCTCCGGGACCGCGGGTCGGATCGGGTCGCGGTGGCGGGGCACAGCTTCGGAGGCTACGTCGCTCTGGCCCTGGCCGAGCTCGATATCCCTCGGATTGCGGGGCTGGGCCTCGTGTCCTCGCGCGCGACCGCCGATTCCGAGGCCGCCCGAGCGGGCCGCCGAGCGACGATCGAGAAGGTGCGTGCCGAGGGATCCCGGGCCCTGCTGCCGGACCTCGCCGCGAAGCTCGTCGCACCCGACGCGCCCGAGGCGCTCCGGACTCGGGCGGCACGCGTCGTCGAGTCCGCTCCCGCGGAGGGAATCATCGCAGGGCTCGCAGCGATGGCGGCCCGGCCGAACCGGACCGCGGTCCTCGAAGCCCTCCCCCGGCCGCTGCTCGTCCTGCACGGGGAGGCGGACCAGCTCATCCCCATCGCGGACGCCGCGAGGCCCGCGCGTCAGGCGGGCCCGATGGACCGTGTGCTCCTGCCAGGCGTCGGGCATATGCCCATGTGGGAGGCACCCGACCGGACCGCGGCGGCGTTCCTCGGCTGGTTGCGGTCCGCCCACGGGTCGTGA
- a CDS encoding PKD domain-containing protein codes for MTFTASATGGTSPLTYAWSFGDGSTGTGASATHGFGAAGTYVVHLWVNDTAGGSSTTTLTVVVNPSGGVIGSGTTTVYSVAALIVGLVVGALVMLAVKRRRKPEAPPESPKEPSP; via the coding sequence GTGACGTTCACGGCCTCCGCCACGGGCGGCACGAGCCCCCTGACCTACGCCTGGTCCTTCGGTGACGGGAGCACGGGAACCGGCGCCAGCGCCACGCATGGCTTCGGGGCTGCGGGCACGTACGTGGTCCACCTCTGGGTGAACGATACCGCGGGCGGATCGTCCACGACCACGCTGACGGTCGTCGTGAACCCGTCCGGCGGCGTGATCGGTTCGGGCACCACGACGGTCTATTCCGTGGCGGCGTTGATCGTGGGCCTCGTCGTGGGCGCGCTGGTCATGCTCGCCGTGAAGCGCCGTCGGAAGCCCGAGGCGCCGCCCGAGTCGCCCAAGGAACCGTCCCCCTGA
- a CDS encoding saccharopine dehydrogenase NADP-binding domain-containing protein produces the protein MRLRMRIAVLGIGGLGRTLASELRTDSNVTGLLLADQKGERARILTAIRGRIPIEALQLNLEDRAAVLRAIRGYDVIVNTALPRHNLSLMEAALEAGTDYLDVSATGPRAPGGRPGILEQLDLDERFRAAGRTALVSMGLDPGISSVMAMDAAARFDAVDAVRFRSASLDPEGRVPSFPLYSREAFLADVLIPPTVWLDGQLQERPPLGEAEDFAFPPPVGVRRTFLLSHEETKSLPRAFRKPLRRVDYKMALDPNLVRALLALQKLGLLEDSHAVRAGDQMVPFRRALIAAFPEPSALSLPLEGLEALTVEVEGTRGGERRVRRGDIVFTHQEANRRRSTTAGYYLTAVGASIGLRMMGDKALRHGVATSEALDPAPVWKAWSARKLPLEWSEPPVAP, from the coding sequence GTGCGCCTCCGGATGCGGATCGCGGTCCTCGGCATCGGAGGCCTGGGGCGCACACTCGCGTCGGAACTCCGGACCGATTCGAACGTCACGGGTCTGCTCCTGGCCGACCAGAAGGGGGAGCGCGCGCGCATCCTGACCGCGATCCGGGGCCGGATTCCCATCGAGGCCCTGCAGCTCAACCTCGAGGACCGGGCCGCGGTCCTCCGCGCGATCCGCGGGTACGACGTGATCGTGAACACGGCCTTGCCGCGGCACAATCTCTCCCTCATGGAGGCCGCCCTCGAGGCGGGCACGGACTACCTGGACGTCTCCGCCACGGGTCCGCGCGCCCCCGGCGGACGTCCGGGGATTCTCGAACAGCTCGACCTCGACGAGCGCTTCCGGGCGGCTGGGCGGACCGCCCTCGTGTCCATGGGCCTGGACCCGGGCATCTCGAGCGTCATGGCCATGGACGCCGCGGCACGCTTCGACGCGGTGGACGCGGTGCGCTTCCGATCGGCGAGCCTGGACCCGGAGGGGCGCGTCCCGTCGTTCCCCCTTTATTCCCGCGAGGCGTTCCTCGCCGATGTCCTCATCCCCCCGACGGTGTGGCTCGACGGCCAGCTGCAAGAGCGGCCGCCCCTAGGCGAGGCGGAGGATTTCGCGTTCCCGCCTCCCGTGGGCGTGCGGCGGACGTTCCTGCTTTCCCATGAGGAGACGAAGTCGCTCCCGCGCGCTTTCCGGAAGCCCCTCCGGCGCGTCGACTACAAGATGGCGCTCGACCCGAACCTCGTGCGCGCCCTCCTGGCGCTGCAGAAGCTCGGCCTGCTGGAGGACTCGCACGCGGTCCGCGCCGGGGATCAGATGGTCCCGTTCCGGCGGGCGCTGATCGCGGCGTTCCCCGAGCCGTCGGCGCTCTCCTTGCCCCTCGAGGGCCTCGAGGCGCTGACCGTGGAGGTCGAGGGGACGCGGGGCGGCGAGCGCCGCGTGCGGCGTGGGGACATCGTCTTCACCCACCAGGAGGCGAACCGGAGGCGGAGCACGACGGCGGGGTACTACCTGACCGCGGTGGGCGCGTCGATCGGCCTTCGGATGATGGGGGACAAGGCCCTCCGGCACGGGGTCGCGACGTCCGAGGCGCTCGATCCGGCCCCCG
- the ccmA gene encoding heme ABC exporter ATP-binding protein CcmA, with translation MALGMHGSGAEPARTAEGIGISCRSVSAGYLGTRVLRDISFTIDEPAVYVVLGPNGAGKTTLFRTLSGILQPYEGEVYVGGARNDRQQARNQMHYLSHMDGIPDALRVREALEFYARVERATSADVERVLDLLEIRDLSEHYLSKLSAGQKKRVSIARVFLRERAIYLLDEPTASLDPKLAREIRGLILELSREKIVLYSSHNLYEAREIGEYVLAIKNGQLALFDRIENLRSARFLVGIRVLEPSDALAEYPRQGDYFLRELSGPDQVPVLLHDLESRGVKIRELREMDNPLEDLFT, from the coding sequence GTGGCCCTGGGGATGCACGGATCCGGGGCCGAGCCAGCGCGAACCGCGGAAGGGATCGGCATTTCGTGCCGGTCGGTGAGCGCCGGGTATCTCGGGACCAGGGTCCTGCGTGACATCTCCTTCACGATCGACGAGCCGGCCGTCTATGTCGTCCTGGGACCGAACGGGGCGGGCAAGACGACGCTCTTCCGCACGCTCTCCGGGATCCTCCAACCCTATGAGGGAGAGGTATACGTCGGCGGAGCGCGGAACGACCGCCAGCAGGCTCGCAATCAGATGCACTATCTCTCACACATGGATGGCATCCCGGACGCCCTGCGGGTGCGCGAGGCCCTCGAGTTCTATGCGCGGGTGGAGCGCGCCACCTCGGCCGATGTCGAGCGCGTCCTGGACCTGCTGGAGATTCGGGACCTGAGCGAGCATTACCTCTCCAAGCTCAGCGCCGGGCAGAAGAAGCGGGTCTCGATCGCCCGGGTCTTCCTCCGAGAGCGGGCCATCTACTTGTTGGACGAGCCCACCGCCAGTCTCGATCCCAAGCTCGCCCGCGAGATCCGCGGCCTGATCCTCGAGCTCAGCCGCGAGAAAATCGTCCTGTACTCCTCCCACAACCTGTACGAGGCCCGCGAGATCGGCGAGTACGTGCTCGCGATCAAGAACGGGCAGCTCGCGCTGTTCGACCGTATTGAGAATCTCCGAAGCGCGCGCTTCCTGGTGGGCATCCGCGTGCTCGAACCCTCCGACGCCTTGGCGGAGTACCCACGGCAGGGCGACTACTTCCTTCGTGAACTCTCAGGCCCGGATCAGGTGCCAGTCCTCCTCCACGATCTCGAATCACGGGGCGTGAAGATCCGCGAGCTTCGGGAGATGGACAACCCGCTGGAGGACCTCTTCACCTGA